Proteins from one Calditerricola satsumensis genomic window:
- a CDS encoding site-2 protease family protein, protein MDVFHFDLDTLLFRLIAFVIAFSVHEWAHAMAAWRLGDPTAKEQGRLTLNPLAHVDPFGLLMILFGPFGWAKPVPFNALYFRGNRRLGIVLVAAAGPLSNLVLAFVFGWLAVHADRMAFLHAGPAWLAELVVNVFVYSLLINAALVVFNLLPIAPLDGAKIVRFLFPYKYDRYFEPLETYGPFLLLAIVFFPALRNVLLHPPLEGLLALIRLVVA, encoded by the coding sequence GTGGACGTTTTCCATTTTGACCTCGACACGCTGCTCTTTCGCCTCATCGCCTTTGTCATCGCCTTTTCCGTGCACGAATGGGCCCACGCGATGGCGGCGTGGCGGCTCGGCGACCCGACGGCCAAGGAGCAGGGCCGCCTCACCCTCAACCCGCTGGCCCACGTGGACCCCTTCGGCCTCCTGATGATCCTCTTCGGCCCCTTTGGCTGGGCCAAGCCGGTGCCCTTCAACGCGCTGTACTTTCGCGGCAACCGGCGGTTGGGCATTGTCCTCGTGGCCGCCGCGGGGCCGCTGTCCAACCTGGTGCTGGCCTTTGTCTTTGGGTGGCTGGCCGTTCACGCCGACCGCATGGCCTTCTTGCACGCCGGGCCGGCGTGGCTTGCCGAGCTCGTGGTCAACGTGTTCGTCTACAGCCTGCTGATCAACGCCGCTCTGGTGGTCTTCAACCTGCTGCCCATCGCCCCGTTGGACGGCGCGAAGATCGTGCGCTTTCTGTTTCCCTACAAGTACGACCGCTACTTTGAGCCCCTCGAAACGTACGGGCCGTTTCTGCTTTTGGCCATCGTCTTTTTCCCCGCGCTGCGCAACGTGCTCTTGCATCCGCCGCTGGAGGGATTGCTGGCCCTGATTCGGCTGGTCGTGGCGTAG
- the ribH gene encoding 6,7-dimethyl-8-ribityllumazine synthase, whose translation MPNVIEGNLVGTGLSFAIVVSRFNEFITAKLLGGALDALKRHGVAEEAVDVVWVPGAFEIPLVARKLAERGKYDAVICLGTVIRGATPHFDYVCAEAAKGIAQAAMQTGVPVMFGVLTTDTIEQAVERAGTKAGNKGWEAAVAAIEMANLMRRLG comes from the coding sequence GTGCCCAACGTCATCGAAGGCAACCTGGTCGGGACGGGGCTTTCTTTTGCCATTGTCGTCAGTCGGTTCAACGAATTCATCACGGCGAAGCTCCTGGGTGGGGCCCTGGATGCCCTCAAGCGCCACGGCGTGGCCGAGGAGGCCGTCGACGTGGTGTGGGTGCCCGGGGCCTTCGAAATCCCCCTCGTCGCCCGTAAGCTGGCCGAACGCGGCAAGTACGACGCCGTCATCTGCCTCGGGACGGTGATCCGCGGGGCCACGCCCCATTTCGATTACGTCTGCGCCGAGGCGGCCAAGGGCATCGCCCAGGCGGCGATGCAAACCGGGGTGCCGGTGATGTTCGGCGTTTTGACCACGGACACCATCGAGCAGGCCGTCGAGCGGGCGGGCACCAAAGCCGGCAACAAGGGCTGGGAGGCGGCCGTAGCGGCCATTGAGATGGCCAACCTGATGCGCCGGCTGGGGTAG
- a CDS encoding bifunctional 3,4-dihydroxy-2-butanone-4-phosphate synthase/GTP cyclohydrolase II, which yields MFDRIEEAIAELKAGRIVIVVDDEDRENEGDFVALAEKATPEVVNFMITHGRGLVCVPITEERARELDLPPMVEHNTDTHGTAFTVSVDHISTTTGISAHERARTIQALIDPAARPSDFRRPGHVFPLVAKKGGVLRRAGHTEVAVDLARLCGAYPAGVICEIIKEDGTMARVPDLRRIADRFGLKMITIADLIRYRSRTDKLVKREVEVRLPTAFGEFRAIGYSNEVDNREHIALVKGEIDPEKPVLVRVHSECLTGDVFGSYRCDCGPQLHAALKKIEEEGAGVLLYMRQEGRGIGLLNKLKAYKLQEQGLDTVEANLHLGFPADARDYGIGAQILYDLGVRKMRLMTNNPRKRAGLEGYGLTIVERVPLEIPPNRENARYLWAKKHKLGHLLQHL from the coding sequence ATGTTTGACCGCATCGAAGAAGCGATTGCCGAGCTGAAAGCCGGGCGCATCGTCATCGTGGTGGACGACGAGGACCGCGAGAACGAGGGGGATTTCGTCGCCCTCGCCGAAAAGGCCACGCCCGAGGTGGTCAACTTCATGATCACCCACGGGCGCGGGCTGGTGTGCGTGCCGATCACCGAGGAGCGGGCCCGGGAGCTCGACCTGCCGCCGATGGTCGAGCACAACACCGACACCCACGGCACGGCCTTTACCGTCTCCGTCGACCACATCTCCACGACGACGGGCATCTCCGCCCACGAGCGGGCGCGGACGATCCAGGCCCTCATCGACCCGGCGGCCAGGCCGAGCGATTTCCGCCGTCCGGGACACGTCTTCCCGCTGGTGGCCAAGAAAGGCGGCGTGCTGCGCCGCGCCGGTCACACCGAGGTCGCCGTCGACCTCGCGCGCCTGTGCGGGGCGTACCCGGCCGGGGTGATCTGCGAAATCATCAAGGAAGACGGCACCATGGCCCGCGTGCCCGACCTGCGGCGGATCGCCGACCGGTTCGGGCTGAAGATGATCACCATCGCCGACCTCATCCGCTACCGCAGCCGCACCGACAAGCTGGTGAAGCGCGAGGTGGAGGTGCGCCTGCCGACGGCCTTCGGCGAGTTCCGGGCCATTGGGTACTCCAACGAGGTGGACAACCGCGAGCACATCGCCCTTGTAAAGGGCGAGATCGACCCGGAGAAACCGGTGCTCGTGCGCGTGCATTCCGAGTGCCTCACCGGCGACGTGTTCGGGTCGTACCGCTGCGACTGCGGACCGCAGCTCCATGCGGCGCTGAAAAAGATTGAAGAGGAAGGCGCCGGTGTGTTACTCTACATGCGGCAGGAAGGGCGTGGCATCGGGCTCCTCAACAAGCTGAAGGCCTACAAGCTGCAGGAGCAGGGGCTCGACACGGTGGAGGCCAACCTCCACCTCGGCTTTCCGGCCGACGCGCGCGACTACGGCATCGGGGCGCAAATCCTCTACGACCTCGGCGTGCGGAAGATGCGCCTGATGACGAACAACCCGCGCAAGCGCGCCGGTCTGGAGGGATACGGCCTCACCATCGTCGAGCGCGTGCCCCTGGAAATTCCGCCAAACCGGGAAAACGCGCGCTATCTGTGGGCCAAGAAGCACAAACTCGGCCATTTGCTTCAGCATCTCTGA
- a CDS encoding riboflavin synthase translates to MFTGIIEEVGRVRRLSPVGPTSMVLEVEARSVLEDARVGDSIAVNGVCLTVTALGAGTFTADVMPETVKKTSLARLKPGALVNLERAMAAGARFGGHIVTGHVDGVGVIRSRTPRENAVVFAIDVPDDLRRYLIPKGSVAVDGISLTVVDVTETGFTVSIIPHTLANTVLRHLGPGDLVNIECDVIAKYVERFVQRAMGVAPAGGEGADRSAGLTLAKLTENGFA, encoded by the coding sequence ATGTTCACCGGGATCATTGAAGAAGTGGGCCGCGTGCGGCGCCTTTCGCCGGTGGGGCCGACGTCGATGGTGCTGGAAGTGGAAGCCCGCAGCGTGCTCGAGGACGCCCGTGTCGGCGACAGCATTGCCGTGAACGGGGTCTGCCTCACCGTGACGGCCCTCGGCGCGGGGACGTTCACGGCCGACGTGATGCCGGAGACGGTGAAGAAAACGAGCCTGGCCCGGCTGAAACCCGGCGCGCTGGTCAACCTGGAGCGGGCCATGGCCGCCGGCGCGCGCTTTGGGGGGCACATCGTCACCGGGCACGTCGACGGGGTGGGCGTGATCCGCTCCCGCACGCCGCGGGAGAACGCCGTCGTCTTTGCCATCGACGTGCCCGACGACCTGCGGCGCTACCTCATTCCCAAGGGGTCGGTGGCCGTGGACGGCATCAGCCTGACGGTGGTCGACGTGACCGAAACGGGATTTACCGTGTCGATCATCCCGCACACGCTGGCCAACACCGTCCTCCGCCACCTGGGGCCGGGCGACCTCGTTAACATCGAGTGCGACGTGATCGCGAAGTACGTGGAGCGGTTTGTGCAACGCGCCATGGGCGTCGCGCCGGCCGGCGGGGAAGGCGCGGACCGTTCCGCCGGGTTGACGCTGGCCAAGCTGACGGAAAACGGCTTCGCGTAA
- the ribD gene encoding bifunctional diaminohydroxyphosphoribosylaminopyrimidine deaminase/5-amino-6-(5-phosphoribosylamino)uracil reductase RibD yields the protein MRIALELAKGAVGQTSPNPAVGCVLVRDGRIVGLGAHLKAGEPHAEVHALRMAGDAARGATAYVTLEPCSHHGRTPPCADALIAAGVRRVVVGTVDPNPLVAGRGIARLREAGIDVTVGVLEAACRRLNETFNKYIIHRVPFVTVKTASTLDGKIATRTGHSRWITSPAARRYVHELRRRSDAVLVGVGTVIADDPQLTVRLPEGGENPVRVVLDSRLRLPLTARVLTDGEAPTWVVTTARAPAERRRAIAERGAEVLVAGDGERVSIPALLSLLGARGIASLLVEGGGEVNASFFAARAVDKVVAFIAPKIVGGREAPTPVGGEGAAVMDEAVSLRDVEVTTIGPDVVITGYPVWEKAEKTQEGAAGRERHVHRDH from the coding sequence ATGCGCATCGCCCTAGAGCTGGCGAAAGGCGCGGTGGGGCAGACGTCGCCCAACCCCGCGGTGGGCTGCGTCCTCGTCCGCGACGGGCGTATCGTCGGGCTGGGGGCCCACCTGAAGGCCGGCGAGCCCCACGCCGAGGTGCACGCCCTGCGCATGGCCGGCGATGCGGCGCGAGGAGCGACGGCCTATGTCACCCTGGAGCCGTGCAGCCACCATGGCCGCACGCCGCCCTGCGCCGATGCGCTCATCGCCGCCGGGGTGCGCCGCGTCGTGGTGGGCACGGTGGATCCCAACCCCCTTGTGGCCGGCCGGGGCATCGCCCGGCTGCGTGAGGCGGGCATCGACGTGACCGTCGGCGTGCTGGAGGCGGCGTGCCGGCGGCTCAACGAGACGTTCAACAAGTACATCATCCACCGCGTGCCCTTCGTCACGGTGAAGACGGCCAGCACCCTCGACGGGAAGATCGCCACGCGAACCGGGCACAGCCGGTGGATCACTTCGCCCGCGGCGCGCCGGTACGTCCACGAACTGCGCCGCCGGAGCGACGCCGTGCTCGTCGGCGTGGGCACGGTCATCGCCGACGATCCCCAGCTCACCGTGCGCCTGCCGGAAGGGGGCGAGAATCCGGTGCGCGTCGTCCTCGACTCGCGCCTGCGCCTGCCCCTCACCGCCCGCGTGCTCACCGACGGCGAGGCGCCCACGTGGGTGGTGACCACGGCGCGGGCGCCGGCGGAGCGCAGGCGGGCCATCGCCGAGCGGGGCGCCGAGGTGCTGGTGGCCGGCGACGGCGAGCGGGTGAGCATCCCGGCGCTGCTTTCCCTTCTCGGCGCGCGCGGCATCGCCTCGCTCCTTGTCGAGGGCGGTGGCGAGGTGAACGCGTCGTTCTTTGCCGCCCGGGCGGTGGACAAGGTGGTCGCATTTATCGCCCCGAAGATCGTCGGCGGGCGGGAGGCGCCGACGCCGGTCGGCGGGGAGGGGGCGGCCGTGATGGACGAGGCCGTTTCCTTGCGCGACGTCGAGGTGACGACGATCGGTCCCGACGTCGTGATCACCGGCTATCCCGTGTGGGAGAAAGCCGAGAAGACGCAGGAAGGCGCAGCAGGGAGGGAGCGCCATGTTCACCGGGATCATTGA
- a CDS encoding type I restriction endonuclease, translating into MTPDISERSFEEAIEAALLGHGSSDSLMREAPASYGVAYPGGYHRRRPEDYDRTLCLIPRDVLDFIVATQPKEWARLKQHYGSAVEEKFLKRLASEIERRGTLDVLRHGIKDMGSKFRLAYFRPASGLNEETRRLYEANIFSVVRQLRYSTRNEKSLDLVLFLNGLPIFTAELKNPLTGQTVEDAMRQYRQDRDPREPLFSYGRCLAHFAVDPELVYVTTHLQGAKTRFLPFNQGRFGGAGNPPVPPTQPGYATSYLWEETWAPDSVLDLIRNFIHEVEEEDENGRKTGRRFLIFPRYHQLDCVRKLIAHAREHGPGQSYLIQHSAGSGKTYTIAWLAHQLATLHDANDRRIFDSVIVITDRKVLDRQLQRAMRQFEQTLGVVENIDTTSRQLKEALEVGKTIIVTTLQKFPVIVNQISELPARRFAVIIDEARSSQTGENARSLRAVLAAGSLEEAEREEADTDTPQEAFEKTIHREIERRGRLPNVSMFAFTATPKPKTLEMFGTRRPDGKYEPFHRYTMRQAIEEGFIMDVLANYTTYKAYWRLLKTIEDDPRYDKRKTQHLLKTFVELHPHAINEKVKIMVEHFATQVQHEIGGKAKAMVVTRSRLHAVRYKLAFDRYLDEQGYPFKALVAFSGTVQDGGRTYTESDMNGFPESQTAKMFERPEYRFLIVADKFQTGFDQPLLHTMYVDKKLGGVNAVQTLSRLNRTHPEKRSTMVLDFVNEADEIKAAFEPYYEVTLLSEGTDPNLLYEIQSRLTAFAVFTDADVDAFAKVYFDKKATMDKLYAVLAPVEERFRELPKEEQHDFRGQLTDFIRLYAFLSQIIPFADPDLEKLYVFARYLLRKLQIDRDTLPWDVQQYIDMESYRIQKTSSGRITLERKAGALEPQRTKGRHAPAPEELEPLSRIIAELNERFGINLGPEHRVTLDQVMAKLDADPALDASVRVNTRENARLTFDHKVEQVLQEIVDLNFELYKRITDDPAFGEAIKNMLFDHYVRAHRQADELLKRPPSKTLAFLPALFTDEPMDGADTFSVGTDVLATIAAFLNTEGGDLLLGVAADGTPVGIEQEDGYVDEDDYLQRLVHAVRKGLGEQAAACVDARIQMVRGKMVCLVSCRRSSTPVFVQSGSEASARGDFYVRQGSETVRLSAEDAEAYIRSRFPQSAADRASGSLGE; encoded by the coding sequence ATGACCCCAGACATCTCCGAGCGCAGCTTCGAGGAGGCAATCGAGGCCGCCCTGCTGGGGCACGGCTCGAGCGATAGCCTTATGCGGGAGGCCCCCGCATCCTACGGCGTGGCCTATCCGGGCGGATACCACCGCCGCCGACCTGAGGACTACGACCGTACCCTTTGCCTGATCCCGCGTGACGTGCTGGATTTCATCGTTGCCACGCAGCCCAAGGAATGGGCCCGGCTGAAACAGCACTACGGGTCAGCAGTGGAAGAGAAGTTCCTTAAGCGGCTTGCTTCCGAGATCGAGCGCCGCGGGACGCTGGACGTGCTCCGCCATGGCATCAAGGACATGGGCAGCAAGTTCCGGCTCGCCTACTTTCGCCCCGCCAGTGGGCTCAACGAGGAGACGCGGCGCCTCTACGAGGCCAACATTTTTTCCGTCGTCCGCCAGCTCCGTTACAGCACGCGTAATGAAAAAAGCCTCGATCTCGTGCTCTTCCTCAACGGCCTCCCGATCTTCACCGCCGAGCTCAAGAACCCCCTCACCGGCCAGACGGTGGAGGACGCGATGCGGCAGTACAGGCAGGACCGCGATCCGCGCGAGCCGCTCTTTTCCTACGGCCGCTGCCTTGCCCACTTCGCTGTGGATCCCGAGCTGGTCTACGTGACGACCCACCTGCAGGGCGCGAAAACCCGTTTCCTCCCCTTCAACCAGGGCCGTTTCGGGGGTGCAGGCAACCCGCCGGTGCCGCCGACGCAGCCGGGCTACGCCACGAGCTACCTCTGGGAGGAGACGTGGGCGCCCGACAGCGTGCTTGACCTCATCCGCAACTTCATCCACGAGGTGGAGGAAGAAGACGAGAACGGCCGCAAGACCGGCCGGCGCTTCCTGATCTTCCCCCGCTACCACCAGCTTGACTGCGTGCGCAAGCTCATCGCCCACGCCCGCGAACACGGCCCGGGGCAGTCCTACCTCATCCAGCACTCGGCCGGCAGCGGCAAGACGTACACCATCGCCTGGCTGGCGCACCAGCTGGCGACCCTACACGACGCCAATGACCGGCGCATTTTCGACTCCGTCATCGTCATCACCGACCGGAAGGTGCTCGACCGCCAGCTGCAGCGCGCAATGCGCCAGTTCGAACAAACGCTGGGGGTGGTCGAGAACATCGACACCACCTCGCGTCAGCTCAAGGAGGCGCTGGAGGTTGGAAAAACAATCATCGTCACCACGCTGCAAAAGTTTCCTGTGATCGTGAACCAGATCAGCGAGCTTCCGGCCAGGCGCTTTGCCGTCATCATCGACGAGGCCCGTTCTTCGCAGACAGGCGAGAATGCGCGCAGCCTGCGGGCTGTCCTGGCCGCCGGCTCGTTGGAGGAGGCGGAACGGGAGGAGGCTGATACCGACACGCCCCAGGAGGCCTTTGAGAAGACGATCCACCGGGAGATCGAACGGAGAGGCCGGCTGCCGAATGTTTCGATGTTCGCCTTCACGGCCACACCCAAGCCGAAGACGCTCGAGATGTTTGGCACCCGCCGCCCGGACGGAAAGTACGAACCCTTCCACCGCTACACCATGCGCCAGGCGATTGAGGAAGGGTTTATCATGGATGTGCTGGCCAACTACACGACTTATAAAGCCTATTGGCGGCTCCTCAAGACCATCGAGGACGACCCGCGCTACGACAAGCGCAAGACGCAGCACCTGCTCAAGACCTTCGTGGAGCTCCACCCCCACGCCATAAACGAGAAAGTGAAGATCATGGTCGAGCACTTCGCCACCCAGGTGCAGCACGAGATCGGGGGCAAGGCCAAGGCCATGGTCGTCACCCGGTCGCGCCTACATGCTGTACGCTACAAGTTGGCCTTTGACCGGTATCTGGACGAACAGGGGTATCCGTTCAAGGCATTGGTGGCCTTTTCAGGGACCGTTCAGGACGGCGGACGGACCTATACCGAGTCCGATATGAACGGCTTTCCGGAAAGCCAAACGGCCAAGATGTTCGAGCGCCCCGAATACCGGTTCCTGATTGTGGCCGACAAGTTCCAGACGGGCTTTGACCAGCCGCTCCTGCACACGATGTACGTGGACAAGAAGCTCGGCGGCGTCAACGCCGTGCAGACGCTCTCGCGGCTCAACCGCACCCACCCGGAGAAGCGCAGCACCATGGTGCTCGACTTCGTCAACGAGGCGGACGAGATCAAGGCGGCTTTCGAGCCCTACTATGAGGTCACCCTGCTCTCCGAGGGCACCGATCCCAATCTGCTCTACGAGATCCAGTCGCGTCTGACGGCCTTTGCGGTGTTTACCGACGCGGACGTTGACGCCTTCGCCAAGGTATACTTCGACAAGAAGGCGACGATGGACAAGCTGTATGCGGTTCTGGCTCCGGTGGAGGAGCGCTTCAGGGAGTTGCCGAAGGAAGAGCAGCACGATTTCCGCGGTCAGCTCACGGATTTCATCCGGCTCTATGCGTTCCTGTCGCAGATCATACCCTTCGCCGATCCCGATCTGGAGAAACTCTATGTTTTTGCGCGTTACCTGCTCCGCAAGCTCCAAATCGATCGGGATACGTTGCCTTGGGATGTGCAGCAGTACATCGACATGGAATCCTACCGGATCCAGAAAACGAGCAGCGGCCGTATTACGCTGGAGCGCAAGGCCGGAGCACTTGAGCCCCAGCGCACGAAGGGCCGTCATGCACCAGCGCCGGAGGAGCTCGAGCCGCTCTCGCGGATCATCGCGGAACTGAATGAGCGGTTTGGGATCAATCTCGGTCCGGAACATCGTGTTACGCTGGATCAGGTCATGGCCAAGCTCGATGCCGATCCGGCGCTTGACGCGAGTGTCCGGGTGAACACCCGCGAGAACGCCCGCCTGACCTTCGATCACAAGGTCGAACAAGTGCTCCAGGAGATTGTAGACCTCAATTTCGAGCTCTACAAACGCATCACCGACGACCCGGCCTTCGGTGAGGCCATAAAGAACATGCTCTTTGACCACTATGTGCGGGCGCACCGGCAGGCCGATGAGCTGCTCAAGCGGCCGCCGTCAAAGACTCTCGCCTTTCTTCCTGCCCTGTTCACGGATGAACCTATGGACGGTGCAGACACCTTTTCCGTTGGCACGGATGTGCTGGCGACCATTGCCGCCTTCCTCAATACCGAGGGCGGAGACCTGCTTCTTGGCGTCGCCGCTGACGGCACACCGGTCGGCATCGAGCAGGAGGACGGCTACGTCGACGAGGACGACTACTTACAGCGCTTGGTCCACGCGGTGAGGAAAGGACTGGGCGAGCAGGCAGCCGCCTGTGTGGACGCGAGGATTCAGATGGTACGCGGCAAAATGGTGTGCCTGGTGAGTTGCCGGCGCAGCTCCACACCGGTGTTCGTGCAATCGGGCAGTGAGGCAAGTGCCCGCGGTGACTTCTACGTACGGCAAGGATCCGAGACCGTGCGGCTTTCTGCCGAGGACGCCGAGGCGTACATCCGATCCCGGTTTCCCCAATCTGCGGCCGATCGCGCATCCGGATCGCTGGGGGAATGA
- a CDS encoding restriction endonuclease subunit S: MGQTISVRRHKKYQEYKDSGVGWLGQIPAHWELRRLRHLALINPSPTVARTLSTLSPSLDVSFIPMDAVGEWGGLNLELTKPLEDALVSGYTYFCNGDVLVAKITPCFENGKGALAVDLVNGIGFGSTELHVIRPGSQLHPAFLTYLTFSKPFRVLGQLEMKGAAGQQRVPEDFIKDFVVPLPPLSEQQAIAAFLDRETAKIDALVAKKERLIELLQEKRNALISQAVTKGLDLNVPMKDSGVDWLGEVPAHWDIVPLFTVARERNVPNIGCQEMNVLSLSYGRIVRRDISENFGLLPESFETYQIVDTGNIVLRLTDLQNDKRSLRVGLVQERGIITSAYVTLEVITRVSPKFLFFLLHAYDVSKVFYNMGAGVRQTLKYDDLKRLPVLIPSQEEQQAIAAFLDRETAKIDALISKIREGIERLKEYRTALISAAVTGKIDVRHEVDPSCYD, from the coding sequence ATGGGTCAAACTATTTCCGTTAGACGCCATAAAAAATATCAGGAATACAAAGATTCTGGTGTGGGATGGCTGGGACAGATTCCGGCTCATTGGGAGTTGCGAAGGCTAAGGCATCTTGCATTGATTAACCCCTCGCCAACGGTTGCTAGAACACTCTCAACTCTCTCACCATCCTTGGATGTCAGTTTTATACCTATGGATGCTGTTGGAGAGTGGGGTGGTCTTAATCTCGAGTTAACAAAGCCATTGGAAGATGCATTGGTGTCCGGCTATACGTATTTTTGTAACGGTGATGTCCTTGTCGCCAAGATCACTCCGTGCTTTGAGAACGGCAAGGGAGCACTCGCTGTTGACTTGGTTAACGGTATAGGTTTTGGGTCGACAGAGCTCCATGTAATCCGTCCAGGTTCCCAACTTCACCCAGCCTTCCTTACCTATCTTACTTTCTCTAAACCGTTTCGCGTGCTTGGCCAACTGGAAATGAAGGGTGCTGCCGGCCAACAACGCGTGCCTGAGGACTTCATCAAGGATTTTGTAGTTCCATTGCCTCCACTCTCTGAACAACAGGCTATTGCGGCTTTCCTCGACCGCGAGACAGCCAAGATCGATGCCCTTGTAGCGAAGAAGGAGCGATTAATTGAGCTCTTGCAGGAGAAGCGCAATGCACTCATCTCCCAAGCGGTGACGAAGGGGCTAGACCTAAACGTTCCCATGAAGGATTCCGGCGTGGATTGGCTGGGAGAGGTTCCGGCGCATTGGGATATCGTTCCTCTCTTCACCGTCGCGCGGGAACGTAACGTACCAAACATCGGATGCCAAGAAATGAACGTTTTGTCACTTAGTTATGGACGTATTGTTCGGCGGGACATTTCGGAAAACTTCGGTCTCTTGCCGGAGTCTTTCGAGACTTATCAAATCGTGGATACAGGAAATATAGTCCTTCGGCTAACTGATCTGCAGAATGATAAGAGAAGCTTGCGAGTGGGGCTTGTTCAGGAGCGAGGCATCATCACATCGGCCTACGTCACGCTTGAAGTCATTACACGCGTTTCTCCGAAATTCCTTTTCTTTCTACTTCATGCATACGACGTTTCCAAAGTCTTTTATAATATGGGTGCCGGTGTCCGTCAGACCTTAAAATACGATGATCTAAAACGCTTGCCCGTTTTGATTCCATCACAGGAAGAGCAACAGGCCATTGCCGCTTTCCTCGACCGCGAGACGGCCAAGATTGACGCCCTCATCTCCAAGATCCGTGAGGGCATCGAGCGGCTGAAGGAGTATCGCACAGCTCTGATCTCCGCCGCCGTGACGGGCAAGATCGACGTGCGGCACGAGGTCGACCCGAGCTGTTATGATTAA